The DNA segment AAGTGTCGGGATTGAGGCAATTTTGATTTCACCCACTAGTCAGCACTATCCGGCATAGCCCGGATTCGATTTTTGTGTACGAACAACACTGCCGAATATGAAGCTTTCATCATGGGCATGAACATGGCAGTTGATCTGGATGTTGAGgagttgttaatcatgggagattctgacttgattatccggcaagctcaGGGCGAATGGGAAATTCTAGACATAAAGCTTATCCTatacaggcaacatgtggaagatcttagaaAATGGTTCAAGTCCgtcgagttcaggtatattcctcgATTCCACAACGAGTTAGCTTATGAATTAGCTACTTTAGCCTCAATGCTGCCGTATCCGGGCAACGTCCATATTCACCCGctggaaatccaaattcgagaaaggcatggttattTTAATGCAATTGAAATAGAACCAAATGTCCatccatggtatcatgatatcaaaaggttTTTAAAAACAAAGGAGTATCCTGAACAGGCcagtggagatcaaaagagaactatcaGAAGACTTTCCAGCAGTTTCTTCTTGAACAGAGAagtcttgtacaaaagaactcaaAATTTAAATCTTTTGAGCAGTATAGATGACAAGAAGCTGAAAAGATCATGAATTCGGGAGTATGTGGGCCCCACATGAAAGGATATGTCCTTACGAAGAAAATCCTGccagcaggttattactggatgaccatggaaaaggattgctttagttttGTCCGGaagtgccatcagtgtcagatacacagtgacctgattcatgcaccgccttcaTAGTTGCATCCAATGTCAGCACGTTGGTCGTTCgttgcctggggtatggatgtcattgggccaatcgagccgaaagcttcaaatgggcacagattcatcttggttgccattgattatttcacaaagtgggttgaagcagtcactttcaaagccgtcaccaagaaagcggtggtggacttcgtgcattccaacattatttGTCGCTTTGGTATTCCAAAaactatcattacagacaatgtTCCAAATCTGAACAGCcacttgatgagggaggtatgcgaacaatttaagattacgcatcgtaACTCTACcacttatcggcccaaagctaatggcgTCGTTGAAGctgcaaacaagaatatcaagaagatcctcaggaaaatgattcaaagttctagacattggcatgaaaagctgccttttgcattattgggatatcgcacaaccATGCGCACATCAGTTGGGGACACGCCCTatttattggtttatggcactgaagccgtaatacctgcagaagttgagattccctcttttcgaatcattgttgaagctgagattgaggatAATGAATGGGTCAAGACCCGGTTGGAACAATTaactatgattgatgaaaagcggatggccgcagtttgccacgggcagttgtaccaacaaagaatggcttgttcctacaacaagaaagtgcggcccaggaaatttgaagtgggaaAACTCGTTTTGAGACGTATTCTCCCGCATCATGAAGaatcaaaaggaaaatttgctccaaattggaaaggtccttACATTATAAGAAAGGTTTTGCCGAGGGAAGCGCTGTATTTGGAAGATATCGGAGGAAATGACCCAGAAGCAGCTGTCAATTCAGatgcggtcaaaaggtattacaTTTGACCCTTCACGCAATTCTAACATgctccgattgggatgacgaaagctttcattctcgctacccaaacactaccaACCCTTGCAAACACCTTTGAGCCGGTTCCCTTTCTTTGATTATCCTCTATGGAACTTGAAAGTtatcataaaaaaaaaatcaaaaaatagaagttctttgaactacgtttgacttgattccgaaaggatacgtagacagcctctctctggggttctgtcacaccaaaacaaaaatcaacaTTTCcccaaagttgaaactggggtagaagttataacgattcagcgatggtttcgcctgaaaggttccaaagttgtaactcaatccaaatcctttttacccaagAAAAGTCAGTATGCAAAAGAAAAGTCACCCAATCAAagcaggggcatcaagtcgactCCAACTGGCCATGTTGGCCGATGTTTCGAAatcaaaaactgttgaaagaggaaattcaaagtcaaatgcccacaagggcaaaataaaagttaaaaagaTTAAGTCCCACGTGACTAACCATCATGGCAAAGTCCGGAAAAGCCAGAGGTTCTCCGAGGTTAGAAATGCAATCGGTATTCAGGAAACAACCGGTTGCAGCTGAAAGGGCCGAGACCAAGTGAGTGAaaaaatcaaggccacaaaaaccaaccaccgtttcaaactaacaaattgttctttgtttgaaaaaaacagaaaacatgtgcaatccaaaagcaaccttacaagaagcaggtgcaaccaaaaagaaacTGCGTAAGGGCTAGAAACATATTTGCAGCAACAACTCCAAAAAGGGAAGTCAACTCCAAAATTCAttcccgcatttactcattctctgaaaataaaaaaaataaaaaaaaaatgatgatgaaaatgattataaaaaaataaaaataaaagagttcaaaatcatggtagtatagggtctccaatccctagctgcgtttttccaacatagtttcttcactccctaattgattttattttagacatagggtctccactccctagtctctttaccaacatagggtctccattctctagttgatgatttttgaaatagggtctccactccctagttgatgttttattttagatatagggtctccactccctagtctcttttccaacatagggtctccactctctagttgatgattttccaatatagggcctttactccctagttgatgattttccaacatagggtctccactccctagtcgcttttctaacatagggtctccactccctagttgatgatattttagacatggggtctccacgccctagtctcttttccaacatagggtctccattccctagttgatgattttccaacatagggtctacactccctagttgataatttttagacatagggtctccactccctagtcgtttttccaacatagggtctccactccctagttgatgattttccaacatagggtctccactccctggcatcatattttagacatagggtctccactccctagtcttttttccaacatagggtctccactccctagttgatgattttccaacatagggtctccactccctagttgatgatattttagacatagggcctccactccctagtctacttttgcaacatagggtctccactccctagttgatgattattttagacatagggtctccacttcctagttgatgatttttagacataggatctccactccttagtcgcttttccaacatagggtctccactccctagttgatgatttttagacatagggtctccactccctagtcgattgTTCAACatatggtcttcactccctagtcgatgatttttagacatagggtctccactccctaatcgtttttccaacatagggtctctactccctagttgatgattctTTAGACATATGCCTCCAATACCTAGCggcgtttttccaacatagggtcttcactccctagttgattttattttagatatagggtctccactccctagtctcttttccaacatagggtcttcactccctagttgatgattttccaacatagggtctccactccctagttgaagttattttagacatagggtctccactccctagttgatgattttacaacatagggtctccactccctagttgatgatttttagacataaggtttccactccctagtctcttttccaacatagggtctccactccctagttgatgattttccaacatagggtctccactccctagttgatgattttccaatatagggtctccactccctagttgatgatattttagatatagagtctccactccctagtctcttttccagcatagggtctccactccctagttgataattttcTAACATTTTAGATATagagtctccattccctagtggAGGCCATGTTGGCtgatgcttcgaaatcaaaaattgttgaaagaggaaattcaaagtcaaatgcccacaaGGGCAAGATAAAAGTTGAAAAGATTAAGTCCCACATGACTAACCATCATGGCAAAGTTCAGAAAAGCCAGAGGTTCTCCGAGATTAGAAATGGAATCGGTATTCAGGAAACAACTGGTTGCAGCTGAAAGGGCCGAGACCAAGTGAGTGAAAAAATCAAGgctacaaaaccaaccaccgtttcaaactaacaaattgttctttgtttgaaaaaaaaatagaaaacatgtgcaatccaaaagcaaccttgcaaaaagcaggtgcaaccaaaaagaaacTGTGTAAGGGCTAGAAACATATTTGCAGCAATAACTccaaaaagggaagtctcctccaaaattctttcccgcatttactcattctctgaaataaaagaaataataaataaaaaatgatagatgaaaatgatttaaaaaaaaaaaaaagagttcaaaatcatggtagtatagggtctccaatccctagctgcgtttttccaacatagggtcttcactccctaattgattttattttagatatagggtcttcactccctagtctctttcccaacatagggtcttcattccctatTTGATGATTTtcgaacatagggtctccactccctagttgatattttattttagacatatggtctccactccctagtctcttttccaacatagggtctccactctctagttgataattttttaatatagggtcttcactccctagttgataattttccaacataaggtctccactccctaatcgtttttccaacatagggtctccactccctagttgatactttttagacataggatctccactccttagtcggttttccaacatagggtctccactccctagttgatgatttttagacatagggtctccactccctagtcgtttttccaacatagggtctccactccctagttgatgctttttagacataggatctccactccttagtctcttttccaacatagggtctccactccctagttgatgatttttagacatagggtctccactccctagtcgcttttccaacataaggtcccTACT comes from the Nicotiana tabacum cultivar K326 chromosome 14, ASM71507v2, whole genome shotgun sequence genome and includes:
- the LOC142168825 gene encoding uncharacterized protein LOC142168825, with the translated sequence MAVDLDVEELLIMGDSDLIIRQAQGEWEILDIKLILYRQHVEDLRKWFKSVEFRYIPRFHNELAYELATLASMLPYPGNVHIHPLEIQIRERHGYFNAIEIEPNVHPWYHDIKRFLKTKEYPEQASGDQKRTIRRLSSSFFLNREVLYKRTQNLNLLSSIDDKKLKRS